ACTGGATAGCGTCAAGCAAGGTTAGCCTAGGATTAATCAGGGCCAGGTACTGTAATCCCTGGCCCGGATTAATCGTAACTGACTCCTGGATAACTGATCctcacttccctgatccatcttgCCTCCACACATGTGGTAAGCCCTCGGCTCACATGTGGTAAGCCCCCGGCTCACCACATGTGAGCATACGTAAATTTGGATACAATCTCTGTTATaagtacagtattgtattttaAGAGAGAAGCATGTGATCAAAATACCTGTAATGTGTTTTACATGTAAACAATAATAAGTAATTGTACTTACCTTTGTAGAGATGTGAGCCTACCTAACTTTGCCTACAGGCAGGTGAGGTCTACCTGTTTGTCCCCCACCCACTGGCCCAGTCATCCTTAAATAGCCAAAGGATTTTTCTTATTACACATTAAGTAAAGAACTAAAAGAATTACTCGACTTTTGGCAGAAAAAACACTGACCATACATTACAAAAACtgttatacatgaaaaattacatTCATAAAAAAGTCAAAAAGAAAAATTAAAAAGTCTTTTTCTGAGCATCACTACATTAGTTGTGTTACGCTCTGTACCTTCACACGCTACACACCTCACACCAGGCTCTCGGTGACTTATTGTTACGCTGTGTACCTTCACACGCTACACACCTCACACCAGGCTCTCGGTGACTTATATGCCAGAAGACAAGAACAGTACCTTTTAAACTGTCTTGTGCCCCCTTCTAAGGGGCATGGACCCTAGTGGAGAGCTTGTCTCAAGACAATCTGAGGTCCTCCACACACATTAACTGACCAGTTAAAAATCACCAAGCATCATTCTAAAACTTCTAATGACAAAAACCTAACTACACCGACAGATCTAAATGGCAATGCTACTGTACAAACAGATGGTGACGtgggatcttgagatgattttggggctatgtgtcccggcggcccggtcctcaaccaggcctcctttttgttaaacacccccaggaagcagcccgtagcagctgtctaattcccaggtacctatttactgctaggtaatgggggcatcagggtgaaggaaactctgcccatttgtttctgcctccaccgggagatcgaacccggaacctcaggactacgaatccaaagcgctgtccactcagctgtcaggcttctGGGATGGAGCCCTGGGAAGGGATGCCCCTCACTTTCCGGCCACTTTAGTTAGAACCACACTTACGTACAGAGGAATGTAAAGACCTTGTATTACAAATAAACCCTAACCATTAGAGGCACTGTACCAGAGAACCCACGACTTCTGTCCATTGACCTAAAAGATAAACCATTCCAGCACCCACAGAACCATACCTCCTGGCCAGCTGGCAGAGTGAACCAGTCCAGCAGCCACAGAACCATACCTCCTGGCCAGCTGGCAGTGTGAACCAGTCCAGCACCCACAGAACCATACCTCCTGGCCAGCTGGCAGAGTGAAACAGTCCAGCACCCACAGAACCATACCTCCTGGCCAGCTGGCAGAGTGAACCAGTCCAGCACCCAGAGAACCACACCTCCTGGCCAGCTGGCAGAGTGAACCAGTCCAGCACCCACAGAACCACACCTCCTGGCCAGCTGGCAGAGTGAACCAGTCCAGCACCCAGAGAACCACACCTCCTGGCCAGCTGGCAGAGTGAACCAGTCCAGCACCCACAGAACCACACCTCCTGGCCAGCTGGCAGAGGGAACCAGTCCAGCAGCCACAGAACCATACCTCCTGGCCAGCTGGCAGTGTGAACCAGTCCAGCACCCACAGAACCATACCTCCTGGCCAGTTGGCAGAGTGAACCAGTCCAGCACCCACAGAACCATACCTCCTGGCCAGCTGGCAGAGTGAACCAGTCCAGCACCCAGAGAACCATACCTCCTGGCCAGCTGGCAGTGTGAACCAGTCCAGCACCCACAGAACCACACCTCCTGGCCAGCTGGCAGAGTGAACCAGTCCAGCAGCCACAGAACCATACCTCCTGGCCAGCTGGCAGTGTGAACCAGTCCAGCACCCACAGAACCATACCTCCTGGCCAGCTGGCAGAGTGAACCAGTCCAGCACCCACAGAACCATACCTCCTGGCCAGCTGGCAGAGTGAACCAGTCCAGCAGCCACAGAACCATACCTCCTGGCCAGCTGGCAGTGTGAACCAGTCCAGCACCCACAGAACCACACCTCCTGGCCAGCTGGCAGAGTGAACCAGTCCAGCAGCCACAGAACCACACCTCCTGGCCAGCTGGCAGTGTCATCTCACCGCTGCAGGCAACAATGCTACACCAAAAAAAGTAAACTGGGAATGAGGACGTCACAAAGACTTGTATGAAGCTCCAGACACCAATACTAAAGAAGGTGCTACACTTAGACAAGTGAACTGGTAATAACTTTGTCACAAAGACTCACAAAAGGATGCAGACAACAGCAACACCGAAGGTGCTATATCAAGAAAAGTAAACTGTGAATGCACCCAACATACAAGTGAATGCAACAACAATGCACccaggaagccggtcggccgagaggacagcacgctggacttatgatcctgtggtcccgggttcgatcccgagcgccggcgagaaacaatgggcagagtttcttttacccaatgcccctgttacctagcagtaaaataggtacctgggagttagtcagctgtcacgggctgcttcctgggggtggaggcctggtcgaggaccggaccgcggggacactaaagccccgaaatcatctcaagataacctcaagataacacagtaAACATCTCCAAGGCAGAACTATACCAGACATGTCAGCAAggagccgggagccggtcggccgagcggacagcacgctggacttgtaatcctgtggtcctgggttcgatcccaggcgccggcaagaaacactgggcagagtttctttcaccctatgcccctgttacccagcagtaaaataggtacctgggtgttagtcagctgtcacgggctgcttcctgggggtggaggcctggtcgaggaccaggccgcggggacactaaaaagccccgaaatcatctcaagataacctcaagatagaacaGGGCTAACCTCAAGGCAGGAACAGACCCCAAGATATATCACAACCTGAGCCAAGGACTACATCTGCCAGGCAGAAATATACCAAACATGTCGGCAAGGTGGGGAGCAGACCCTGAGATCTATCATGGACAGAATTAAGGACAACATCCAGGAAAAaatatacaagtcacagcttcgtgccaTCTTTGGCAGATGGCATAAAAATCAGAatgaaaattacttctgtagAAATCATTGAAAAACTATATGGCGATATTAATAaaacgattgggcagcagaaaataacatgacgtttaacagtgataaattccaggtgctTAGATATGGGGGAAAAtgaagaccttaaacataatacagggtacaaaacacaatcaaatctgcacacataaggaaagcaacatgtaaaggatctgggaataatgatgtctgacgacttaacatttagggagcataaccaagcaaatatagcatcaggtagaaaaattataggatggtTTACGAGaatcttcaaatccagggattccatcgcaatgctcatactattcaaatcactggtgctgtcccaccTTGAGTTCTGTTCGATTCTCACTTTCCCTTTCAGaataggagagattgctgaaacagGAGAATACAAAGAACACGCATAGACATGATAAAACACCtacattattgggatcgtcttaaaGCTCTGAAAATGTATTCTCTAGAAAAGAgatgagaggtatcaaataataatgAATACACTGTACATgataaatactggagggccacagTGTAAGACAATAGCAGTACACAGCAGAACAGCAACAGTTGGAGCATCAGTGTGCAGCTCCTATCAGCCAGCAGTACACAATGAAAACTTACACCTCAATCAAGCACTAACCAAGGAGCCAGGTCAACTTGGCTCAATTAGATACTGTACAGGTATTTGGTTAAAATCTCAGTAGACATTGCATCTACAGACTTGATTATGGTATACGTTTATAGTTCAATGTCTCCATTCCTTCCCCactgtcccatccctaatccttatcctgatccctgccAAGTGTTAAATAGTCATTATgaattggtgctttcccctgatagttcctgtcccttcccttccttccataGTTTCCACCATGAATTTAAGATTTTATATCCAATTTGAAGACATCGTTCTTAGGAGGCCAAAGACCGATAACATTTCCTTCAAGTGAAcatatccacaagagccgtgacgaggattcgaacctgcgtccgggagcatcccagacactgcctcaatcgactgagctacgacagggttaaaagggttgaaaccgaagttctactgaacttactggatcccgtagcctctccgaggcacaaaccagcccttgtggatttgttcatttgatgcatcacgttagtgtgatctctgtgtgtaatttcCTTCAAGTATTTTCACCAAAGTCTTACAGTATGAAGCAGATGATGTTTTGAAGCCTGTGAATATGACAATCTTTCAATACAGTACTTAAATAAATCAGCCAAATTGTGGGTTAGTGCTACTAACTTTCTATTGTTTCTAAGATAATCTTTTAACACacatggagggggagggggaggtaatACCCTATGAAATATAGCAGCAATTTTAGCATTAATAAAAACATCATTATTAAGACTTACATAATGAAAACACCAGCAATCAGCCAGCTGGAGGCACCAGATGGATGACTGCCAATCATGAGGCCAAGTCAAGAACCAATCCTTGTGCAGAGTAAATCTGAAACATTGTAACGTAAACATACTCACCTTAAAGTATCAGAGGTGTCACACTTCTCTACATCAACAACAATACTCACCGTACAACATCAGTGGTGGTAAACTTCTCTCCGCATTGACAGCAATACTCACCATACAGCATCAGAGGTGGCAAATGTCTCTCAGCAATGACAGGAATACTCACCATAAAGCATCAGAGGTGGCAAACTTCTCTCAGCATCAACAGCAATACTCACCGCAAAGCATCAGAGGTGGCAAACTTCTCTCCGCACAAATCACAGTCATAAGGCCGCAGGTTGGAGTGAACAGTGTTCAAGTGCCGCATGAGGTCTGATCTCACCGTAAATCTCTGGCCACATGTTTCACACGGATGTTTGGCTTCACCGTGCATTCTCAGCATGTGGATCTTGTACGATGATGCCAACATTTCTTTCTGACACACCGTGCAACGGACCTTTGGGCCAGGATCATCACTGTGAATGCGTTGGTGATCGGTAAAGGCCTTCTTAGTAGAAGCCATATAGCCGCATTCAGAGCACAAGAAGTCCTTCGTCTCCTCATATTTGCTATGGAAGCGATGCAGATGAATCTTCAGTGCAGCCTTACTTGCCACTTTCAGCCCACACACGCAACACACAAACTCGTGAGGACCCATCTGAGTATAAGGAACGTGTGTCTCCTTGTGGCGCTCCAGCTCATACTTGTAGCCAAACATTTGGTCACACTGGTCACAAGAGTGAATGCGATCTTTTCTGGAGTCAGTGCCATTCCCATTGTCTCCAATTCGAGAGTGAGCAGCCTTACGGTGCTCTGCCAAAGTCTTTTTCTTGGTAAAGGAAGCTTCACACAAACGGCAGTGCCACAACTTTTCGTGGCCGTCTCGCTTCTCCCCTCCGTCATCTTCCTCGTCGTCCTCTtcatctctcttcctctttctccagTTATGAGCAGCAATGCGATGCATCCTGCGGCTCTTTTCGTCGAGGAAGGTTTTGTTACACCTGTCGCATGCATAGGGACCAGGTTTGAGGCTCATATATCCAGGAGTTACTTTAATAACGGTCGGAGATGAATCCACGACAGTGGGGTTCATCAGCAACACCATTGAGCCATCTGGAGCCGTCTGTATCATTGTCTGTGGTTTAGGTTGAATTGGACGCATGGATGCTAGGAGCTGAGATGCCGCATCAGTGCCCACCTTGGGAGCTATGGGAACAAGAGATGGCTTAATTGCCCGTCCAGTGGAATTAATTGTTGTGACAGAACCCAAATGATTCATAGGAAAGGTTTCAATCTTCACTGGACTGCTCTTTATAGAAATTAGTGGAATTTTGTCTTTCATGTCATCCTGTTCCAATTTAACTTGCTGCATCTCTGCACTGGTTGTACCAATTCTCCGTTCATCAAGTATGCCATTCACAGACTCTGGAGAGCCCCGGGATCCCAGTATAGGTTTGGCTAGACCAACGGGGTTGACGTCGTGTTCCTTCACCATGTGACTAGACACAGTATCCTTTGTCAAAAACTTTCGCTTGCATATATGACAAGCAAAAGGTTTACGTGGTCTGCCTCCCTTCTTCTTGATTGAAATAATATTGATTTTTGATTCCATGCCCAAGTCCTCCGTCCTTTTAGCCGTTTTACGACCCTGCCTCCCCCGGCGCGGACGCGTGGCTGCCAAGTCATCTAAATTTAGGTCTGGTGGCTGATATAATCTGGGTATTGGGCTTGTCCCTGCTGTGTTAAGATTATTTGGCTTGGGCAAAACTTGAAATGTTAACTTGGGCCGCTGATTGTTGTTAAACAGTCCATTAATTTGCTTTTTTAGACGATTCAAGTGAGTATATGCACTGTCTGTCTCATTGACGAGCTCTGAACACCTGGAGCACAGGTCAACAGCACACGTGTTGGTGACGACCATCTGGTTTAGCACATCACTTAACAACTCCAGAAGCGTCACCTGAGTATTGAACAACTTTTGTGTTTTCAAGTAATAAAATCTCTCGGTGGGATCCGACAAGTGGCGGCCACACACAAAGCACATGCATGGTCCATTGTTTGGTTGCTCGACTGTCGTGTTCACGGTAGTTGGGGTTGCCAATAGATTGACCGACATATTATTTATACGTACAGTTCCATTTGAGATTGTATTCGAGAGAGGAACCGAAGAAGGGCTACTGGCAGTAACTGTCGTCAGAGCTGTAGAAACAATCTCACTAATATTAGGTCTAATGGCCACCTCGCCCGACTGGCCGCGAGCTCGCTGCAACGACTGCTGCTGTGGGGTGCTGGCTGTCAGGACCTGGTGCTGTGTTGACTGCTGTAACTGCTGAGACTGCTGCACCATCAAGACCTGCTGCTGTGTTGTTCCTTGGACATGCTGCTGGTGTGACTGACGAtgcaactgttgctgctgttgctcttgcTGGTGTAGGAACATGATCTGGCCCTCCAAGGTCCTGTCTGCTTCTGAGCTCTGTAGACTGTCTGTGTTACTTCCACTGTCTACCTGTTTAATGGGAGTTAAGTCTCCATCAGAGGAAATGGTGAGACTGTCATCTGCTGTGATGACTATCTCATTTGTGACGTCCCCACCGATGGAACAGTCATCGGTAACCACGGTTAGACTGGCAACCATGCCAGACTCGGAAACAAGAGACGAACCGCTGTCATTTCTCTGCTTGAACATAGAGACGGGGCTGTCGTGACAAGAGACACTGGCCAACACCTGGTGGTACTCCACATCCTCTCTGCCTCGGTTATTCATCTCGACAACAAAAATGTTTTATACAAAACAATCAATTTGACATAATATAACCAAAGTACAGTACTATACTGGATAAAATTTAAAGAATTATTTCAACTTTTGCATTCATCTTCAATTACTCATTATCATCACAATACACCAAAGATGGAGAACATATAAATTTTTTATAGCAAGCAGCAATAAGTCAccataataaaagccagtgataaTATTTAAAGCCACTTTCTTTAAGCTCATGTGG
This genomic stretch from Procambarus clarkii isolate CNS0578487 chromosome 5, FALCON_Pclarkii_2.0, whole genome shotgun sequence harbors:
- the LOC123764831 gene encoding uncharacterized protein, producing MNNRGREDVEYHQVLASVSCHDSPVSMFKQRNDSGSSLVSESGMVASLTVVTDDCSIGGDVTNEIVITADDSLTISSDGDLTPIKQVDSGSNTDSLQSSEADRTLEGQIMFLHQQEQQQQQLHRQSHQQHVQGTTQQQVLMVQQSQQLQQSTQHQVLTASTPQQQSLQRARGQSGEVAIRPNISEIVSTALTTVTASSPSSVPLSNTISNGTVRINNMSVNLLATPTTVNTTVEQPNNGPCMCFVCGRHLSDPTERFYYLKTQKLFNTQVTLLELLSDVLNQMVVTNTCAVDLCSRCSELVNETDSAYTHLNRLKKQINGLFNNNQRPKLTFQVLPKPNNLNTAGTSPIPRLYQPPDLNLDDLAATRPRRGRQGRKTAKRTEDLGMESKINIISIKKKGGRPRKPFACHICKRKFLTKDTVSSHMVKEHDVNPVGLAKPILGSRGSPESVNGILDERRIGTTSAEMQQVKLEQDDMKDKIPLISIKSSPVKIETFPMNHLGSVTTINSTGRAIKPSLVPIAPKVGTDAASQLLASMRPIQPKPQTMIQTAPDGSMVLLMNPTVVDSSPTVIKVTPGYMSLKPGPYACDRCNKTFLDEKSRRMHRIAAHNWRKRKRDEEDDEEDDGGEKRDGHEKLWHCRLCEASFTKKKTLAEHRKAAHSRIGDNGNGTDSRKDRIHSCDQCDQMFGYKYELERHKETHVPYTQMGPHEFVCCVCGLKVASKAALKIHLHRFHSKYEETKDFLCSECGYMASTKKAFTDHQRIHSDDPGPKVRCTVCQKEMLASSYKIHMLRMHGEAKHPCETCGQRFTVRSDLMRHLNTVHSNLRPYDCDLCGEKFATSDALRYHRNKTHSTVLHYCEYCNKSYKWKGELRTHIQRNHMEHKERFQCSRCSRNYADRRKLRHHMLTKHSIPREMTYFKSYEQREKALVTYKAGGDQIPCSGYEPQGTLLPPALIPITPHSSSHHIQQPVVTHPQEVIQSQPSIVTIPVYHQHQHHPQQNLQHHEGIIASQQHQQLHHQTGHHTLHPASHQQQQQQHHMSNDVYIVPDLAVPLHEEQVTTS